The Granulicella arctica genome segment GCGCTCCACCATCGGCAGAATCGTCGTGCTTCCCGGAAGGGTATAGAAGCGCTCTCCCCTCGCGCTGATCGCCCACAGATAAGAAGTCTGCGGACGAAGGCTATAGACGAGGATCGTTCCATGCAACCGAGCAGCAAGCGCACGCGCATGCAGGCCATCACCGCCGGTGGCCGCCGTGCCAAGCCCTTCCGCAAGCGTCTCCGCCCGGCTCTTGTCGAGGATCGCAAGTGCCTCGTCCGTCCTGTGTCGATGGATCAGATACTCCATGTAGTCCAGGTACAGATCGCTCCCGTTCTCAAGAAAAGGAAGCTCCAGCTCAACACTCTTCAACGAAAGCCGCTGCCGATGAAAGGTCCCAATAGCCCGCTTAAACCAACGATCGGCCTCCCCCGACTGACCAGTCTCCTCATAGAGCCGCGCCAGCGTATTCTCCGCTTCCCACTGCACTACTGGGGAGGCTCCTGACCGCTTCACCAGCTCGAGCAATTTCGCCTCTGACGCGGGAGTTTTTCCTTGCTGGGCAAGCAGGAGTGCTTCGAGCATGGATGGGTCTAATTGTTCGATGTCGTTTTGTCGCAATCGAGCAAGGCGGCTCGCCTCGTGAATGTGGGTCTCCGCAGATGTTGGATCCGTCCGGAGGAGAAGATAGCCTAGCGCAATGTGCGCGCTGAGAATTTTCTCGGGATTGTGGAGTGATTGGGCGAGCGAGAGTGCTGCCTCATAGGAAGAGCGAGCTGCAACCAGATCATTGCCTCGAAACTGGATCATGCCGATGTTAGTGAGCGTCTGCACCTGGTCAAGCGCTGCGCCGGCAGCTTCTTCCTGAACCTGGACTGTCTTCAGGTTCTGCAAGGCATGGACAAGATCGCCTGTCAGATAATATGTCCAACCCAGATTGGCGAGTGCTTTTCGGAGCGCCAGTTTTGCCTCGATACTCTGTGCAAGCGCCGATGCATGATTGAACCGCTCTAGGGCTTCTTCGTAGTGTCCCTGCTGGAGTGCGACGACACCTAGATTCATCCACATCTGAACTTCTAGGAAGCGAGTATCGAGTGACTGGAGTTGGTGCTTGTGGATACTATTGAGCGAAGCCTGAAAAAAGTTTTCCGCTTCGGAGAAGTGCCCTCTCTCGAGGGCCATGCTCCCCTCGACCCCGAGCATCTCCACTTCCGATGCAGCTTCAGGGTGAAGGGACTTTGCTTGGGAGAGAGCCTGTTGGGTTCGATCGGCATTGCCGAGTCGATCCTCCGCAATGACCAGCAAGAGATTTTGGCGAATGACCAGTTCGATTGCGGTATCGGTCGGGAGAGGTTGTTGTAGAAGAGCAACGACATCCTCACTCCTGCCTTGGTAGAGTCTCACTCGGGCAGTTTCGATACGGAACCGAGTGCTCCACGCAGGAGCCGTCAAAGCGTAATACGACGACGCATTTTCTGCGGTCTGCTGAGCGTGCAACAAGTCCCCAGAGACAAACTGTTGTTCAAATACCTGGTAGGTGGCCTCTGGGGATTGTATTGTCTGTGCCTTCTGCCGACATCCTATAGCGAAAATGCATAGCAGAGAAGCTGGAACTAAGGCATGGGATACCCGTTGCCACGTGTTGAGGCTAAACTGACAGTACCGTCCGCAACGCACCCCATCTCGATGCGAAGCATCGTCAGGCTGAAAGAACTCGGAGCAACGACCAGCTCGCCCAGAAACACATTTCCTAATCCCGGAACATGAACGATGTGACCAAAGGTCGACCCAGGCGCCGTGCCATGCACCTCCTGCACGAGGGAGCAGAGCGCGTAGCCCTTTCTGCTTCGCGCCTCTGCCGACTCCATCCATTCGTAACGGCGCTTCAACCACGTTGGAACTCCCGTGGCGCTCGTCATACGTTCGTTCTGTTCGACCGCCCTGCGGGTAAAGCTGCCTACGTCCGGCCAGGGCCTGTCGGGAAATCCGATTGAACTGGGAGCGGCCTCAGCAGGAAGCATATCGCCTTCCACCGCGAAACGGGGCTTTTGATCGGCGACCGGCGCAGAAAACAGATCGAGGTCGACTGTTGGCGTGACCGATCTCCCCCCAATGCGTAGGTTCTCATACTGTGAGCCGACTACCGAGACCTTCGGATAGTAGCCGTCGCGAGGGTGCTCGATCGCCAGCCGCGAGACAATCCGGTCCGCCGTCACGATCTCCAGCACGTTCAGATCTTCGACGACCGCCGTCACCAGCGTCGTCCAGTTCCTCGTGATCGGCTGGACAGAGCCCGATATCTGCGAATACGCCGCGCCGCAGGAGATAAGGTCGTCGAGCCGGATATTCTCAGCACGCGCCGCAACATGGCCGCCCGCCTGGCTCAGAGACACCGACGCATGCGTCGGCAGCACCGATTCGAACGGATGCGTCAGGTACCCGCCCAAAGGACTGGCGTCGGCGTGGTAGTAAAAGACTCTCTCGTTGCTGGCGTTCATGAAGGCTCCTAGTCCAAGCGCTATTTTGCGAATCTCAATTTGTATCTATATCTGGCGAGGTCAACAACCTTATCACCGATGCTTTGCGAAGACGTAACGCTCTGAACAAGAAGTTCATTCATCCCCTCCTGGGCCGTCACCGTGGGAACCTGGATGGTCACCGCGTCGTGCGCCTGTTGGCTGGAGACATCCACACGCCACACCAGCAATCCTGCCGGCGAAAACAGAGAACAGCGGTAACCCGAAGCGCCCGGCGACGGCGGAACATCCACTGACAGCAGATAGAAGCCATGGTGGGGAGCAACAATCTCCGCCACCGAATCTCCACGCGCGCCCGCGTTTGCCAGGACCAGCGGCTCCAGCACAGAGGCCGTCTGCGGCTCCGCTACCCCGGACTTCGCATGCGGCAACAGGATAGCCGACTGATAGACGATGACGAGCAGGCACGCCGCCAGCGCAGGGGCAAGCACCCATGGCTGCCAAAGCCATGCCAGCCGCAACCCATGCTTCGATCGGACGGGGGCCGTAACCCTCTGTGGCATCTGTAGTTCCTGCTGCGCCGCGTTCAGAAAGAGAACACCGTCCTTCAGGTCCGCTGCACATTCCTGGCAGCCGAACAAGTGTTCTTCGAAGTGTTCGCGCGACTCGCCGGCCAGTTCTCCCAGCAGATACCGCTCGACAGCCATCTGTTCCACCACATCCTGATGGGTCATGCATAAACCTCGACAGATATATTGTGTCGATTGATCCGGAAACGTTTCGTGGTCAACCCTGCCTCAAGAAAGATCATGGAACTCAATATCCTCCCGCCTGCCCGGAATATGCCTTCCGAAACGAGTGTTTGGCGCGGTGCAGGAGCACCCGGATGTACTCCCGGGTCACCCCCATCTCCCTGCATACCTCGTCTTTGTCCTTCTCCTCAAGAAAAATGGCCTTCAGCAGCCCTCGGTCCCGTTCAGTCAATGTATTCAATGTGTTGCGAACCAGATCGCGGGTCTCGCCGGAGATCACGGTGCTCAAAGCATCCGGGGAAGGCTCGGTCAGCATCGCCGCAGTCTCTTCTTCCAGGGGATCGGCGCGACCATCTGCCCGATACTGTTCGAAGAGGACGTTATTGCAGATGGAGTTGACGAGCGACCCGAGCCGTTCGGCGTGACGAACGCCGCGATCGCTTCGGAGCAGCGCCAGCGTCCGGGTAAAGGTTTCCTGGCGCACGTCTTCGATGGCCTGCTTCGTCCGGAGGCGGGATCGGAGCTTCAGGAGGATCAGTTCGCTGAAATAGCGGACGAAATGCTCCTCGGCAACCTCATCGCCACATCGAAGCTGCTCGATGTAAGAGGCGTCGAATGTGTCGAAATTCACGCGCCAGTCTCCTGTTCCGGTGCGGAAAGTGTACACCGGCGCATTGCTACCCGGCGTGCGCCAAGGAAATATCGCAGAGTTCAGTCGGAACAGAATTGTTGAGAAGCTATGATGGAGAAACAACTTTCATTGTTCCCAACCCAGAAATTTCCATATTTTCATCGCATATCCATCAATTTTAGCCATACACTAATGGAACGCAAAAACTGTCTTCAATGATTACCTTAGATGGTTGGCACAGCCTCAAGATGTAGATCTGGCGAACGGGATAAGGGCGGGTATCTTATTTCCGGACTAAGCCATAAGACAGCAAAAGCAGCTAAATATGCCTCTCCGAGGTATGGGACGATCTGGTGATGTTTCACCCTTTTGCTTCTGAGCTTCAAGGGAACGATGTGAATAGCCATTCATCTTTATCAAAAAAAATACTATTCAGATAAATCTGAGGTATAGTCGTTGGTAACAGTATAAGTAACACATACCCTGGGTACTTTAGTCCTTGAAATAGGCTACTTAGGTATCTATAGCTTCCGGCCATACGGGCAATTCACTATGCCGCGGGTAGATTTTTTGAATCTCCGAAGTAGGAACGTGGTTACACAGCGCAAGGAAATCATTGACTGAACCATTTGATTTCGCTATTCGACCTTAGTTATCGGACAAGGAGCAGGGGCCATGAAACCAGAAACGGCTGTAATCGACGTCTTCGGGAAGCACAGCATTTATCTTGAGCACTACAAAAAAGATGAAGCCGCCAAGACAATCATTATGGTCAATGGCGCATTCGCAACGACGACCTCCTTCACCCAGACTGTCCGTTATCTGAGGGATAAGGTGAATGTGATTCTGTTCGATCTGCCATATGCCGGCCGATCGAAAGAGTTCAACGTAAACGGCAAGATTGTGACCAAGGAAGACGAAGTCGATATTCTGCAATACCTTATCGACCGCTATCGGGTGAACTACCTGATGTCCGCGTCCTGGGGGGGAGTTTCGTCACTTCTTTCGCTGGCGCGGCGACCTCCTACAATGGAAAAGGCGATCATCGCGTCTTTTTCCCCAGTGATCAACACGGCCATGCGCGACTACATGGCAGACGCTCGCACCTTCCTCTCGCTTGGAGATGCGGCCAGCGCAGCTCAGTTGCTGAATAATACGGTCGGTCGCTACCTGTCGAACCTGGTCAAATCGCACAACTTCAACTATCTGCTTAATAGTGTGAAAGGCAATGAGGAGCAGCTCATCTTCCACATCAACCAGATCTTTGAGTTCGACCAGAAGCAGTATATGCAGCAGTTCTCCTCGATCGATATTCCTATCCTCTTTCTGAACGGCGAGCTGGACGAATATACGACTCCTGCCGAGGTTCGTGTTCTCTCCGAACATATTCCACAGAGCGAGTTCGCTGTGATTGAAAAAGCCGGCCACTTCCTCGATCTCGAGAGCCGCCATCTCTGGCGCACAATGAGCAACATCATTCGGGAGTATTTTTTTGAGAGTGAGGAGCGGAACTATACCGCTGTCCAATCCGGTTTCAATACAGCTCTCGGCCAAAACCTTGCCTTCGCCGAGGCTGGTGACTAGCGTTGCATATTCTCATCATTGCCATCGGCTCAGCGGGTGACGTCCATCCCTTTCTGGGATTGGGCCGTACCTTTGCGAGGCAGGGGCATCGCGTCTCGTTCTGCACCAGTCCAGCCTTTGCACCGATCGTTGAGCGCTCCGGCCTGAGGCTTCTACCTCTCGGCACCGCTGAAGAGTACCAAGCCGCCATGAACGACCCCGCGCTGTGGAATCCAAAGACCTCCTTCAAGGTGCTCTGGAAGATCATGGCTGGGTTCATCCGCCCTCTCTTCGACATCCTCGAGACTGAGGTTGACAACGAAACAATCATGGTCGGTTCGTTGTGGGCGTTCGGTGCCCGGTTGATGCAGGAAAAGTATGGCGTTCCCTATGTCTCTGTCCAGGTCTCGCCCTCAACATTCATCTCTGCCAGGCTGCCACCGGTCCATAAACGCTTCTCGGTCCCGGCTTCGTGGCCGTACTCGGTACGTGCCGCTCTGTTCTGGGCGATCGAGCGCGGCATCCTCGACCGCGTCTGCGGACCAGACTTGAACCGTGAACGTGCCACTCTCGGACTCCCGCCCGTAAAACACATCCTCGGCCAGTGGTTGCACTCCCCTCAGGGAGTACTTGGGCTCTTCCCGCGCTGGTTCGCTCCACCCCAGATCGATTGGCCCCGACAAGTCTCGTTGACAGGATTTCCTCTCTTCGACGAATCCGAGTTTCATGAGATGGATGCTGAGCTGGAAGATTTTCTAGCAGGCGGGCCAGCCCCTGTCGTCTTCACGCCGGGGTCCACCATGGTGGATAGTATGACCTTCTTCAAGACAGCGGCGGACACGCTGAACGGGCTCGGGAAGCGGGGAATCTTTCTCGCCAAGCAAGGCGAACCGATGCCACCTCTTCCCTCCAGTATTGTCGTCCGCTCCTATGTTCCTCTCAGCAAACTTCTGCCCCGTGCCAAAATTCTGGTGCACCATGGCGGCATTGGGACAGTATCCCAGGCGTTTGCGGCAGGTATCCCCCAGCTCGCCGTACCGTTCGCCCACGATCAGTTCGACAACGCTGCCCGGATGGAGCGGTTGGGCTGCGGGCTGCGGCTCGACGCTCCCATCAGTGGGCCTTCCCTGCGAACCGCGCTCCTGCGGCTGCTCGAAGAGGAGAGCTTTCAGAAGAACAGCACAGCGACTCGGCTGCGCGTCGACTCAGGTGAGGTGTCCTGTCTGAAGGCTTTGTCGGTTATTGAAGCGGTCGGGGTCTCGCACCTACACGTTGCCGGGCCCAGCTCAGGACCGCAGCTCGTCCATGCAGGATGACAGCATCTTTCTCTTCATCGCTGTTTTCCGCCTAGATGCTGTAGATGTTTAGCTTGTAACGCGAGACGTCA includes the following:
- a CDS encoding CHAT domain-containing protein gives rise to the protein MWMNLGVVALQQGHYEEALERFNHASALAQSIEAKLALRKALANLGWTYYLTGDLVHALQNLKTVQVQEEAAGAALDQVQTLTNIGMIQFRGNDLVAARSSYEAALSLAQSLHNPEKILSAHIALGYLLLRTDPTSAETHIHEASRLARLRQNDIEQLDPSMLEALLLAQQGKTPASEAKLLELVKRSGASPVVQWEAENTLARLYEETGQSGEADRWFKRAIGTFHRQRLSLKSVELELPFLENGSDLYLDYMEYLIHRHRTDEALAILDKSRAETLAEGLGTAATGGDGLHARALAARLHGTILVYSLRPQTSYLWAISARGERFYTLPGSTTILPMVERHTQSILASKDLLTQRESTGRALYDALVKPAEAMIEPGGRVFLIADKGLNSLNFETLIPPGDHPHYWIEDATITNARSLRLLAAVDERQHQHGLQKMLLIGDPVYRPEEYAALPNAAAEMTSVASHFPAEQRTVFAGAQASPASYSSSAPGQFAYIHFVAHATANEINPLDSAIILSGASGQNAAYKLYARDVLTQPLHAELVTISSCYGSGVRNYSGEGVVGLVWAFLRAGSHSVIGAMWEVSDVSTPALMNALYSQLLRGSRPDAALRDAKLAMLHGDGVFRKPLYWAAFQLYSGR
- a CDS encoding anti-sigma factor family protein, which encodes MTHQDVVEQMAVERYLLGELAGESREHFEEHLFGCQECAADLKDGVLFLNAAQQELQMPQRVTAPVRSKHGLRLAWLWQPWVLAPALAACLLVIVYQSAILLPHAKSGVAEPQTASVLEPLVLANAGARGDSVAEIVAPHHGFYLLSVDVPPSPGASGYRCSLFSPAGLLVWRVDVSSQQAHDAVTIQVPTVTAQEGMNELLVQSVTSSQSIGDKVVDLARYRYKLRFAK
- a CDS encoding sigma-70 family RNA polymerase sigma factor: MNFDTFDASYIEQLRCGDEVAEEHFVRYFSELILLKLRSRLRTKQAIEDVRQETFTRTLALLRSDRGVRHAERLGSLVNSICNNVLFEQYRADGRADPLEEETAAMLTEPSPDALSTVISGETRDLVRNTLNTLTERDRGLLKAIFLEEKDKDEVCREMGVTREYIRVLLHRAKHSFRKAYSGQAGGY
- a CDS encoding alpha/beta fold hydrolase; the encoded protein is MKPETAVIDVFGKHSIYLEHYKKDEAAKTIIMVNGAFATTTSFTQTVRYLRDKVNVILFDLPYAGRSKEFNVNGKIVTKEDEVDILQYLIDRYRVNYLMSASWGGVSSLLSLARRPPTMEKAIIASFSPVINTAMRDYMADARTFLSLGDAASAAQLLNNTVGRYLSNLVKSHNFNYLLNSVKGNEEQLIFHINQIFEFDQKQYMQQFSSIDIPILFLNGELDEYTTPAEVRVLSEHIPQSEFAVIEKAGHFLDLESRHLWRTMSNIIREYFFESEERNYTAVQSGFNTALGQNLAFAEAGD
- a CDS encoding glycosyltransferase gives rise to the protein MHILIIAIGSAGDVHPFLGLGRTFARQGHRVSFCTSPAFAPIVERSGLRLLPLGTAEEYQAAMNDPALWNPKTSFKVLWKIMAGFIRPLFDILETEVDNETIMVGSLWAFGARLMQEKYGVPYVSVQVSPSTFISARLPPVHKRFSVPASWPYSVRAALFWAIERGILDRVCGPDLNRERATLGLPPVKHILGQWLHSPQGVLGLFPRWFAPPQIDWPRQVSLTGFPLFDESEFHEMDAELEDFLAGGPAPVVFTPGSTMVDSMTFFKTAADTLNGLGKRGIFLAKQGEPMPPLPSSIVVRSYVPLSKLLPRAKILVHHGGIGTVSQAFAAGIPQLAVPFAHDQFDNAARMERLGCGLRLDAPISGPSLRTALLRLLEEESFQKNSTATRLRVDSGEVSCLKALSVIEAVGVSHLHVAGPSSGPQLVHAG